One segment of Bacteroides caecimuris DNA contains the following:
- the xerD gene encoding site-specific tyrosine recombinase XerD yields MEINEKKHKKEQQELIIRKYQQYLKLEKSLSLNTLDAYLTDLDKLMSFLTLEGINVLDVCLSDLQRFAAGLHDIGIHARSQARILSGIKSFFRFLILENYLEADPSELLEGPKIGFKLPEVLTVEEIDRIISTVDRSKAEGQRNRAILETLYSCGLRVSELVTLKLSDLYFDEGFIKVEGKGSKQRLVPISPRAINEIKLYITDRNQIEVKKGHEDFVFVSHRRGKGLSRIMIFHLIKELAQKAGITKNISPHTFRHSFATHLLEGGANLRAIQCMLGHESIATTEIYTHIDRNMLRSEIIEHHPRNIKYRKEKEKLFH; encoded by the coding sequence ATGGAAATCAACGAAAAAAAGCATAAGAAGGAACAACAAGAGCTGATAATCAGGAAGTATCAGCAGTATCTTAAACTGGAAAAGTCCTTATCTCTTAATACGCTGGATGCCTATCTTACGGATCTGGACAAACTGATGAGCTTTCTGACACTGGAAGGGATTAACGTATTGGACGTATGTCTGTCCGATCTTCAACGTTTTGCAGCCGGATTACATGACATCGGTATTCATGCCCGTTCGCAAGCCCGCATTTTGTCAGGAATCAAATCATTTTTCCGGTTCCTCATCCTCGAAAACTATCTGGAAGCAGATCCCAGTGAACTATTAGAAGGTCCTAAAATAGGCTTCAAACTTCCCGAGGTACTGACTGTGGAGGAAATTGACCGGATTATCTCCACCGTCGACCGCAGCAAAGCTGAAGGACAGCGCAACAGGGCTATTCTGGAAACACTATACAGTTGCGGACTTCGGGTATCAGAACTTGTCACCCTCAAACTATCCGACCTCTATTTTGACGAAGGCTTTATCAAAGTAGAAGGAAAAGGAAGCAAACAACGACTCGTGCCTATTTCCCCCCGGGCTATTAATGAAATAAAGCTTTATATCACAGACCGTAATCAGATTGAAGTGAAAAAAGGGCATGAAGATTTCGTTTTCGTCAGTCATCGGAGAGGCAAAGGACTTTCCCGGATTATGATCTTTCATTTGATAAAAGAATTAGCACAAAAAGCGGGCATTACCAAAAACATCAGTCCGCACACTTTCCGGCACTCCTTTGCCACTCATTTACTGGAAGGTGGAGCCAACTTGAGAGCCATTCAATGTATGCTCGGACATGAATCCATTGCGACAACGGAAATCTATACCCACATCGACCGCAATATGCTTCGTAGTGAGATTATCGAGCATCACCCGCGAAATATCAAGTATAGGAAAGAAAAAGAGAAGTTATTTCATTAA
- a CDS encoding tetratricopeptide repeat protein, with the protein MTKKLYLPLLMAMVVALFSSCSKKMGELSADYFTVTPQVLEAVGGKVPATINGKFPEKYFNKKAVVEVTPVLKWNGGEAKGQPATFQGEKVEGNDQTISYKMGGSYTMKTSFDYVPEMAKSELYLEFKATIGKKVVTIPAVKIADGVISTSELVNNTLGNANPALGEDAFQRIIKEKHDANIMFLIQQANIRSSELKTAKEFNKEVANINEAANKKISNIEVSAYASPDGGVSLNTTLAENREGNTTKMLSKDLKKAKIDAPIDAKYTAQDWEGFQELVSKSNIQDKELILRVIAMYQDPAQRESEIKNISAVYKELANTILPQLRRSRLTLNYEIIGKSDEEIAKLASSNPSELNVEELLYAATLTNDPAKQEAIYTQATKQFPNDYRGYNNLGKLAYQAGNIDKAASYFQKAASVNATPEVNMNLGLISLMKGDKTAAEAYFGKAAGTKELGESMGNLYIAQGQYERAVNSFGDSKTNSAALAQILAKDYNKAKNTLANVERPDAYTDYLMAVLGARTNNSSMVTSSLKSAVAKESSLAKKAATDLEFAKFFTNADFMNIVK; encoded by the coding sequence ATGACTAAGAAGTTGTACTTGCCTTTACTCATGGCAATGGTTGTTGCATTATTCTCTTCTTGCAGCAAAAAAATGGGTGAATTGTCAGCCGATTACTTCACTGTTACTCCGCAAGTGCTGGAGGCAGTAGGTGGTAAAGTTCCTGCAACCATCAATGGCAAATTTCCTGAAAAGTATTTCAACAAAAAAGCGGTTGTAGAAGTTACTCCGGTTTTGAAATGGAATGGCGGCGAAGCTAAAGGCCAACCAGCTACTTTCCAAGGCGAAAAAGTGGAAGGTAACGACCAGACTATCTCTTACAAGATGGGCGGTAGCTACACAATGAAAACTTCTTTTGACTATGTTCCTGAAATGGCTAAATCAGAATTGTATCTGGAATTCAAAGCTACTATCGGAAAGAAAGTGGTGACTATTCCTGCTGTGAAAATAGCTGATGGTGTAATTTCTACTTCTGAATTAGTAAACAATACATTAGGTAACGCTAACCCTGCATTAGGCGAAGACGCTTTCCAACGTATCATCAAAGAAAAACACGATGCCAACATCATGTTCTTGATCCAACAAGCCAACATTCGTTCAAGCGAATTGAAGACTGCTAAAGAATTCAACAAAGAAGTAGCTAACATTAACGAAGCTGCTAACAAGAAGATCAGCAACATCGAAGTTTCTGCATACGCTTCTCCTGATGGTGGTGTAAGCTTGAATACTACTCTTGCAGAAAACCGTGAAGGCAACACAACTAAAATGTTGAGCAAAGACCTGAAGAAAGCAAAAATTGATGCTCCGATCGATGCTAAATATACTGCACAAGACTGGGAAGGTTTCCAAGAACTGGTTTCTAAATCTAACATCCAAGACAAAGAGTTGATTCTCCGCGTTATTGCAATGTACCAAGATCCTGCTCAAAGAGAAAGCGAAATCAAGAACATCTCTGCTGTATACAAAGAATTGGCTAACACAATCCTTCCTCAATTGCGTCGTTCTCGTCTGACTTTGAATTATGAAATTATCGGTAAGTCTGACGAAGAAATCGCCAAGTTGGCTTCTTCTAATCCTTCTGAACTGAACGTAGAAGAATTGCTGTATGCTGCTACACTGACTAACGATCCTGCTAAACAAGAAGCTATCTACACTCAAGCTACCAAACAGTTCCCGAACGATTATCGTGGTTACAACAACTTAGGTAAATTAGCTTACCAAGCTGGTAACATTGACAAAGCAGCATCTTACTTCCAGAAAGCTGCCAGCGTTAATGCTACTCCTGAAGTTAACATGAACTTAGGTTTGATCTCTTTGATGAAGGGTGACAAAACTGCTGCAGAAGCATACTTCGGTAAAGCTGCCGGCACAAAAGAACTTGGCGAATCTATGGGTAACCTGTACATCGCTCAAGGTCAATATGAAAGAGCAGTAAACTCATTCGGTGACTCTAAGACTAACAGTGCTGCTTTGGCTCAAATCCTTGCTAAGGACTACAATAAAGCTAAAAACACGCTGGCTAACGTAGAAAGACCTGATGCTTACACTGACTACCTGATGGCCGTATTAGGTGCTAGAACTAATAATTCTTCTATGGTAACAAGCAGCTTGAAGAGCGCAGTTGCTAAAGAATCTTCATTAGCTAAGAAAGCAGCTACTGATTTGGAATTTGCTAAATTCTTCACAAATGCAGATTTCATGAACATCGTTAAATAA
- a CDS encoding TlpA disulfide reductase family protein, with protein MKKSSILILIIICLCSCGKSSKKVSITGEIKGLGTDTLYLYGMDESFDRIDTIFAKNDKFSYTASIDTITSAFLLIRNQTEYPIFLDKENQIKIKGDINHPEYLDINGNIYNEEFTTFQKELTSLPTPSEKDLEQKAEEFIMKHHSSFVSLYLLDKYFVQKDSPDFNKIKKLIEVMTGILQDKLYIEQLNEAISLSEKTETGKYAPFFSLTNIKGKKITRSSEDFKKKNLLINFWASWGDSITNHRSNAELKEIYQKYKKNKHIAMLGISLDIDKQEWQDAIKRDTLNWEQVCDFGGLNSEVAKQYAIKQVPSNILLSADGKILARNLKEEQLKKKIEEVVTAAEEKEKQENKKKK; from the coding sequence ATGAAAAAGAGTAGCATTTTAATCCTCATAATCATTTGTCTATGCAGTTGTGGCAAATCTTCAAAGAAGGTTAGCATAACCGGGGAGATCAAAGGTCTGGGCACAGATACGCTTTATCTGTATGGAATGGACGAATCATTCGACCGGATAGATACCATTTTCGCGAAGAACGATAAATTCTCTTATACAGCTTCAATAGATACCATTACTTCTGCCTTTTTACTTATTCGCAATCAGACAGAATATCCAATCTTCCTTGATAAAGAAAATCAGATCAAAATAAAAGGAGATATCAATCACCCGGAATATCTGGATATCAATGGCAATATATATAATGAAGAGTTTACAACCTTTCAGAAAGAACTAACTAGTCTGCCTACCCCGTCCGAGAAAGATTTAGAGCAAAAAGCAGAGGAATTCATCATGAAGCATCATTCTTCTTTTGTCAGCCTCTACTTGTTGGATAAATATTTTGTTCAGAAAGATTCGCCCGATTTCAACAAAATAAAGAAACTAATTGAAGTCATGACAGGAATATTGCAAGATAAGCTGTATATTGAACAGCTCAACGAAGCTATCTCGCTGTCAGAAAAAACAGAGACAGGCAAATATGCTCCCTTCTTCAGTCTAACTAATATAAAAGGAAAGAAAATTACCCGGTCATCAGAAGATTTCAAGAAAAAGAACCTGTTAATCAACTTCTGGGCTTCATGGGGAGATAGCATTACCAATCACCGGAGTAATGCCGAATTAAAAGAGATCTATCAGAAATATAAGAAGAATAAACATATAGCTATGCTCGGCATCTCCCTTGATATAGATAAACAAGAATGGCAGGATGCCATAAAACGTGATACGCTAAATTGGGAGCAAGTCTGTGATTTTGGCGGGCTAAATTCCGAAGTAGCCAAACAATACGCCATCAAGCAAGTTCCCAGCAACATTCTTCTATCAGCAGATGGCAAGATTCTTGCGAGAAACCTCAAAGAAGAACAATTGAAGAAGAAAATTGAGGAAGTAGTCACTGCTGCTGAAGAAAAGGAAAAACAAGAAAATAAAAAGAAAAAATAA
- a CDS encoding YifB family Mg chelatase-like AAA ATPase — protein sequence MLIKVFGAAVQGIDATLITIEVNSSRGCMFYLVGLPDSAVKESHQRIISALLVNGYKMPTSNIVVNMAPADIRKEGSAYDLPLAIGLLGANETISSEKFSRYLLMGELSLDGSIQPIKGALPIAIKAREDGFEGLIIPQQNAREAAVVNQLKVYGVSNIKEVVEFFNNERELEPTVVNTREEFYQQQTDCDLDFADVKGQESVKRALEVAAAGGHNLIMVGAPGSGKSMMAKRLPSILPPLSLGESLETTKIHSVAGQLRRGSSLISQRPFRDPHHTISQVAMVGGGSFPQPGEISLAHNGVLFLDELPEFNRGVLEVLRQPLEDRQITISRIKSTISYPANLMLIASMNPCPCGYYNHPTKACVCSPGQVQKYLNKISGPLLDRIDIQIEIVPVPFDKISDQRQGEPSNIIRQRVIKARQIQEKRYTEYPGIYCNAQMNSKLLAMYAQPDDKGLALLKNAMERLNLSARAYDRILKVARTIADLEGAEQILPNHLAEAISYRNLDRENWAG from the coding sequence GTGTTAATTAAAGTATTTGGAGCGGCTGTTCAAGGGATTGATGCAACACTCATCACAATCGAAGTCAACAGCTCGCGCGGCTGTATGTTTTATCTCGTTGGTCTTCCGGATTCTGCGGTCAAAGAAAGCCATCAACGTATTATCTCCGCATTGCTGGTGAATGGTTATAAAATGCCCACTAGCAATATAGTGGTCAACATGGCACCAGCAGACATCCGTAAAGAGGGTTCAGCCTACGACTTGCCTCTCGCCATCGGATTGTTAGGAGCTAACGAAACAATCTCTTCCGAGAAGTTTTCCCGCTATTTGTTAATGGGCGAACTAAGCCTGGACGGGAGTATACAGCCTATCAAAGGTGCGCTTCCCATTGCTATCAAAGCGCGCGAAGATGGTTTCGAAGGACTAATCATCCCCCAACAAAACGCACGGGAAGCTGCCGTCGTCAATCAATTAAAAGTCTACGGAGTCAGTAATATCAAGGAGGTCGTCGAGTTCTTCAATAATGAACGCGAATTAGAGCCGACTGTTGTTAATACACGGGAAGAATTCTATCAACAACAGACGGACTGTGACTTGGATTTTGCAGACGTTAAAGGGCAAGAGAGCGTAAAAAGAGCACTAGAAGTTGCAGCAGCCGGAGGACATAATTTAATAATGGTAGGTGCTCCGGGTAGCGGTAAATCGATGATGGCCAAACGCCTTCCTTCCATTCTTCCTCCTCTTTCACTGGGTGAAAGCTTGGAAACCACCAAGATACATTCAGTTGCCGGACAACTAAGACGCGGATCCTCATTAATTTCCCAACGCCCATTCCGCGACCCGCACCACACAATTTCCCAAGTGGCAATGGTTGGTGGAGGTAGTTTTCCACAACCCGGAGAAATCAGTCTGGCACATAACGGAGTACTATTTTTAGACGAATTGCCGGAATTCAACCGAGGAGTGCTGGAAGTGTTGCGTCAACCATTGGAAGACCGCCAGATCACTATTTCCCGTATCAAAAGTACGATCAGCTATCCAGCCAATCTGATGCTGATTGCATCCATGAACCCATGCCCCTGTGGATATTACAACCATCCGACAAAAGCATGCGTATGCAGCCCCGGACAGGTCCAAAAATACTTGAATAAGATATCCGGTCCATTATTAGATCGCATCGACATCCAGATAGAGATTGTTCCTGTACCCTTTGATAAGATTTCCGATCAAAGGCAGGGGGAACCGAGCAATATCATCAGGCAACGAGTGATAAAAGCCCGTCAAATACAGGAAAAACGGTACACTGAATATCCCGGAATTTATTGCAATGCACAAATGAACAGCAAATTGCTTGCAATGTATGCTCAACCGGATGACAAAGGGCTCGCATTACTGAAAAACGCCATGGAACGACTCAATTTGTCTGCCCGAGCCTACGACCGGATTTTAAAGGTTGCCCGTACAATCGCCGATTTGGAAGGAGCAGAACAAATACTTCCCAATCATTTGGCAGAAGCTATCAGTTATCGGAATCTAGACAGAGAGAACTGGGCAGGATAA
- a CDS encoding sensor histidine kinase, with product MTVCLSIMTYAQTPRDRATELKEQAQSSLNQKDYIKARYLFKKAYEAFATRENYPQAIECGIQANALYVRENFYKEGFELCRDMDQLIWAGEQNQKKVFYDLRFLVNKERLQMYTALKNPAQAKTQLNKLEETANLAKNDSLTEVLLYTKANYYYTFNQNTQGDACFRKLINQYKEKKDYAKVNDCYKNLIRIARKANNAPLMERTYESYNVWTDSVKALTAQDELNVLKRKYDESQLTIQEKDDTLSAKQYIIIGLCVLVAILVAGLAILAAILLKFIAGNRKLKKSVKIANEHNELKTQFIQNISAQMEPTLNTLATSANELLQKAPQEASQMQSQVAALKKFSDDIQELSSLENSLTELYELGEINVGTFCENVMDKVKEHIKIDVTPSVNAPKLQVKTNKEQLERILLYLLRNAAFYTEQGRISLEFKKRGAHTHQFIVTDTGIGIPAEQQENIFKPFTEVKDLTTGDGLGLPICSLIAAKMNGSLTLDTGYTKGTRFILELHV from the coding sequence ATGACAGTTTGTTTGAGTATAATGACTTATGCTCAAACTCCCCGAGACAGAGCCACGGAATTAAAGGAACAAGCACAAAGCAGTCTCAATCAAAAAGATTACATCAAAGCACGCTACTTATTCAAAAAGGCATACGAAGCATTTGCAACTCGCGAGAACTATCCACAGGCAATAGAATGCGGCATTCAGGCTAATGCTTTATACGTCAGAGAGAACTTTTACAAAGAAGGGTTCGAGCTTTGCCGTGATATGGACCAACTTATATGGGCCGGAGAACAAAATCAGAAGAAAGTCTTTTATGACCTCCGCTTCCTCGTGAACAAGGAACGGTTGCAGATGTACACGGCACTGAAAAATCCAGCTCAGGCAAAAACACAGCTTAATAAACTGGAAGAAACCGCTAACCTTGCCAAGAATGACTCACTGACAGAGGTTTTACTGTATACAAAAGCCAACTATTACTATACATTTAACCAAAACACACAAGGTGATGCCTGTTTCCGCAAGCTGATTAATCAATATAAGGAAAAGAAAGACTATGCCAAAGTGAATGATTGCTACAAGAACCTTATCAGAATTGCCCGCAAAGCCAATAATGCCCCTTTAATGGAACGCACCTATGAAAGCTACAACGTATGGACAGATTCTGTGAAAGCGCTGACAGCTCAAGACGAACTGAATGTACTGAAAAGGAAATATGACGAAAGCCAACTGACCATTCAAGAAAAAGACGACACGCTATCAGCCAAACAATACATCATTATAGGTCTGTGTGTTCTTGTAGCCATCCTCGTTGCCGGACTGGCAATACTGGCTGCCATACTACTGAAATTTATCGCCGGTAACCGCAAATTAAAGAAAAGTGTGAAGATTGCCAATGAGCATAACGAACTAAAAACCCAATTTATACAGAACATATCTGCACAGATGGAGCCGACTTTGAATACATTGGCTACTTCTGCGAATGAGCTTTTACAGAAAGCCCCGCAAGAAGCGAGCCAAATGCAGAGCCAGGTCGCTGCTCTAAAGAAATTCAGCGATGATATCCAGGAACTGTCTTCATTAGAGAATTCATTAACCGAACTCTATGAACTGGGTGAAATCAACGTAGGTACTTTCTGCGAAAATGTAATGGACAAGGTGAAGGAGCATATAAAAATAGATGTTACTCCTTCAGTCAACGCCCCCAAACTTCAGGTAAAGACAAACAAGGAGCAACTGGAACGTATCCTTCTCTACTTACTGAGAAATGCAGCCTTCTACACCGAACAAGGACGTATCAGCCTTGAGTTCAAGAAACGTGGTGCACACACTCATCAGTTTATCGTAACGGATACGGGAATCGGTATTCCGGCAGAGCAACAGGAAAATATTTTCAAGCCTTTCACGGAAGTGAAAGACCTCACTACAGGAGATGGATTAGGCTTACCAATCTGCTCACTTATCGCTGCAAAAATGAATGGTAGCCTGACGCTAGATACTGGCTATACCAAAGGAACCCGTTTCATATTGGAACTTCACGTGTAA
- a CDS encoding glycoside hydrolase family 105 protein — protein sequence MEWTLQTKRTIDSPLLMDFPVGSTPKEIGKRLGNLFAKGKHSGKTLSYAETFTWNGALKYADAVKDDELLLPLITGFEPFFTTDKDLLPGMDHVDRNMFGSLPLTLYLITKDERYREMGMPYADTQWEVPENASASAKSWAEKGYSWQTRLWIDDMYMIPIIQMHAYKVTGDMKYVERAAKEMEMYLDKLQRSNGLFYHASDAPYFWGRGNGWVAAGMVEILRHLSESSPYYLRILQGFQTMMASLKRYQTEEGMWRQLIDKSDCWIETSGSAMFAYAFITGVKYGWLSMKEYGEFARKAWLSMLTYINPDGKVREVCVGTNKKDDMQYYYDRRRNTGDYHGQAPYLWCTIALLE from the coding sequence TTGGAATGGACGTTACAGACCAAACGTACGATTGACTCTCCGTTGCTTATGGATTTTCCGGTGGGAAGCACTCCTAAAGAGATAGGCAAGCGTTTGGGAAACCTTTTTGCGAAAGGCAAACATAGTGGAAAAACACTTAGTTATGCCGAAACCTTTACTTGGAATGGTGCGTTGAAATACGCAGATGCAGTAAAAGATGATGAGTTGCTGTTGCCTTTGATAACAGGATTTGAACCTTTTTTCACGACAGATAAGGATTTGTTGCCTGGGATGGATCATGTGGACCGGAATATGTTCGGTAGTCTTCCTCTGACCTTGTATCTGATCACTAAAGACGAACGATATCGTGAAATGGGTATGCCTTATGCAGATACCCAATGGGAAGTACCGGAAAATGCAAGTGCAAGTGCGAAGTCATGGGCAGAGAAGGGGTATAGCTGGCAAACTCGTTTATGGATTGACGATATGTATATGATTCCCATTATACAGATGCATGCCTATAAAGTAACTGGCGATATGAAGTATGTGGAACGGGCGGCAAAAGAAATGGAGATGTATTTGGATAAACTGCAACGTTCGAACGGTCTTTTCTATCATGCATCGGATGCCCCTTACTTTTGGGGACGTGGCAACGGATGGGTAGCTGCGGGGATGGTCGAAATACTTCGTCATTTGTCGGAATCAAGTCCGTACTATCTTCGTATCCTGCAAGGTTTTCAAACTATGATGGCAAGTTTAAAGAGGTATCAGACTGAAGAAGGTATGTGGAGACAGTTGATTGATAAATCGGATTGTTGGATAGAAACCTCGGGATCGGCCATGTTTGCGTATGCATTTATTACAGGTGTGAAATACGGTTGGTTGTCGATGAAAGAATACGGTGAATTTGCTCGGAAAGCATGGCTGTCGATGCTTACTTATATCAATCCGGATGGAAAGGTGCGTGAGGTATGTGTCGGTACTAACAAAAAGGATGATATGCAGTATTATTATGACCGTCGGCGTAATACGGGCGATTATCACGGACAGGCTCCTTATCTTTGGTGTACGATTGCTTTGTTGGAATAG
- a CDS encoding glycoside hydrolase family 76 protein yields MKNIRFNILLGICFFLLSALLGACGGGDSPITDEIDDGKQDGQGQKTVPPVTNLVAEKTERANELKVSWTNPVGAISVEISYLLEGDKPENTVKKNIRITTERVGSLLIVVSEPGTYIVTAVAVDNYGRRSEKSAVTATPLREEEVVRTRFLERADILMTSLMNLCFGKSARDCWNTKYPLATGPYWDGDAVVWDQGAGFSGYVALRGASVGVSAYEKKYADLTDRMFNSINRFITTDNKRSAYAVYPQNGNERYYDDNVWIGLDMAELYEQTKENRFLEKAKMVWDYLMVGNTSSCGGGILWREIPAYSNKHTCSTAPAAVLGCKLYQITKEQKYLDKAKEFYAWLIQYMQDPSDHLFYDNITPSMTIGKSKYSYNSGQPMQAACLLYKITGEQQYLNEAQRIARSAHSKWFTLYDSKELGERFYRINGDHVWFYSILFRGFLELYKIDGRRDYVTAFEKSMLQAWMSECRNQTTNLLSNNYFIGKTNSSWQVLHEGAFVEMLARLAVLELEGK; encoded by the coding sequence ATGAAAAATATCCGATTTAATATACTGTTAGGCATCTGTTTCTTTCTCCTATCTGCATTATTAGGAGCATGTGGTGGAGGCGACTCGCCTATTACGGATGAAATAGATGATGGAAAGCAGGATGGACAGGGGCAAAAAACAGTACCTCCAGTTACCAATCTTGTGGCGGAGAAAACGGAGAGAGCGAATGAATTGAAAGTAAGCTGGACTAATCCTGTCGGAGCTATCTCTGTAGAGATCTCTTATTTGTTAGAGGGAGATAAACCTGAGAACACAGTAAAAAAGAACATACGCATTACTACAGAAAGGGTTGGTTCACTGTTAATTGTTGTTTCTGAACCAGGAACATATATTGTGACTGCCGTTGCTGTTGATAATTATGGGAGACGCTCGGAGAAGTCGGCGGTCACTGCTACACCGCTCCGTGAAGAAGAAGTGGTGAGAACCCGTTTCTTGGAAAGGGCTGACATCCTGATGACTTCGTTGATGAATCTTTGCTTCGGAAAGTCTGCACGTGACTGTTGGAATACAAAATATCCGCTTGCTACCGGACCTTATTGGGATGGAGATGCCGTAGTCTGGGACCAAGGAGCGGGGTTTTCTGGCTATGTAGCTTTGCGTGGAGCTTCTGTTGGGGTATCTGCTTATGAAAAAAAATATGCAGATTTGACTGATCGTATGTTTAACAGTATTAACCGTTTCATCACAACTGACAACAAGCGCAGCGCTTACGCTGTTTATCCGCAAAACGGAAATGAAAGATATTATGACGATAATGTCTGGATCGGTCTGGATATGGCGGAACTGTATGAACAGACAAAGGAAAATCGTTTTCTGGAGAAGGCGAAAATGGTTTGGGATTATTTGATGGTGGGAAATACCAGTTCATGTGGCGGTGGTATTCTTTGGAGGGAGATACCGGCATACAGTAATAAACATACATGTTCTACCGCACCGGCAGCAGTACTGGGATGTAAATTATATCAGATAACCAAAGAACAGAAGTATCTGGATAAAGCTAAAGAATTTTATGCATGGTTGATACAATACATGCAAGATCCGAGTGATCACCTTTTCTATGATAATATTACTCCTTCGATGACTATAGGTAAAAGTAAGTATAGTTACAATTCCGGTCAGCCAATGCAGGCAGCTTGTTTATTGTACAAGATAACAGGAGAACAACAATATCTGAATGAAGCGCAGCGGATTGCCCGTTCAGCCCACAGTAAGTGGTTCACCTTGTATGACTCAAAAGAACTGGGAGAAAGGTTCTACCGTATAAATGGAGATCATGTCTGGTTTTATTCTATATTGTTTCGTGGTTTCCTTGAACTGTATAAGATTGATGGAAGAAGGGATTATGTCACTGCATTCGAGAAGAGTATGTTGCAAGCTTGGATGTCAGAATGCCGGAACCAAACAACTAATCTGCTGAGTAATAATTATTTTATCGGTAAAACCAATTCTTCTTGGCAAGTCCTGCACGAAGGAGCTTTTGTCGAGATGTTGGCTCGTTTGGCTGTACTGGAACTAGAAGGAAAATAA
- a CDS encoding glycoside hydrolase family 43 protein: MSATPAEKDAIDPDIIAEYKLPIADPFVLYHEGKYYAYGTRVNGFEVYISDDLKHWKRNETKALSPENSWGARWYWAPEVYYVKSKNLFYMFYSVDEHICAAISTSPEGPFVQREKKPIVADEKGIDTSLFIDDDGTPYLYYVRFTDGNVIWVAEMNDDLTSIKKETLTKCISVTDEWEKKQAKVTEGPSLLKKGDTYYLIYSANHYESKDYAVGYATATSPKGPWTKYSGNPILRRDKEAAKSVGLVGTGHGAPFVCADGSYKYIFHAHASETSVGPRTSYISNFNISDKGVISITGETIEPVRIK; encoded by the coding sequence ATTTCAGCTACTCCAGCCGAAAAAGACGCGATTGATCCGGATATAATAGCAGAGTATAAATTGCCGATTGCCGATCCTTTTGTGTTATACCATGAAGGTAAATACTATGCGTATGGTACCCGTGTTAATGGTTTTGAGGTATATATATCAGACGATCTGAAGCATTGGAAGCGAAATGAAACGAAGGCGTTGTCGCCTGAAAACTCTTGGGGGGCAAGATGGTACTGGGCGCCGGAAGTGTACTATGTGAAATCGAAAAATCTGTTTTATATGTTTTATTCTGTAGATGAACATATATGTGCGGCTATTTCAACAAGTCCGGAAGGTCCCTTTGTACAGAGGGAAAAGAAGCCTATTGTGGCAGATGAGAAAGGAATTGACACCTCGTTATTTATTGATGACGATGGGACTCCCTATCTTTATTATGTACGATTTACTGACGGTAATGTGATTTGGGTGGCGGAGATGAATGATGACTTGACTAGCATAAAAAAGGAAACACTGACTAAATGTATAAGTGTCACCGATGAGTGGGAGAAAAAACAAGCAAAAGTAACCGAAGGACCTTCGTTGTTGAAGAAAGGAGATACTTATTATCTGATTTACTCGGCCAATCACTATGAGAGTAAGGATTATGCGGTGGGCTATGCTACGGCAACTTCGCCCAAGGGACCTTGGACTAAATATAGCGGAAATCCGATTCTCCGAAGAGACAAAGAGGCGGCTAAGTCTGTAGGACTAGTTGGCACAGGACATGGAGCACCGTTTGTCTGTGCCGATGGAAGTTATAAATATATTTTTCATGCTCATGCGAGTGAGACTAGTGTAGGACCTCGTACTTCTTATATCAGTAACTTCAATATCTCCGATAAAGGAGTAATTAGTATCACAGGAGAAACGATTGAACCTGTGAGAATAAAGTAA